From Amycolatopsis sp. cg9, one genomic window encodes:
- a CDS encoding MFS transporter, whose protein sequence is MSHSEGRTSLADYRSALTTRAARRPAVASVLARLPIAMIGISALLYVQRETGSFAAAGLVSAGSLVGVSVGAVVQGRLIDRFGPTRPLLVVALLSALSMAALVTAIESHAPTAALVTLGAVTGLSEPMVGSASRALWTRLLPPGGARNAAFSYEAISMEVFFILGPGVAGLLVLAPWAGTGLVLGVALQFTGAVLFALSPAVRAWGPASTPSGSLLGALASPGMRTLALAALGFGVVIGFVEVAVPASATEAGSPSFGGLLLSAWSLSSVAFGVAYSLRPWPRKLGLRLPALLGGFGALVALLAWPSSLWGLALMMLLAGALITPQSTAHSAAIELVAPSGTAAEAFGWVLTAVTLGLAGGQSVSGYIVEHAGPGMAFLAASVAGLVLAVAVWLLRGTVRPVSQPSAVSSPALAGAAQ, encoded by the coding sequence GTGTCCCACTCCGAAGGTCGTACGTCTCTGGCCGACTACCGCAGCGCGCTGACGACCCGCGCGGCGCGGCGGCCCGCCGTCGCGTCCGTGCTCGCCCGCCTGCCGATCGCGATGATCGGCATCTCGGCCCTGCTCTACGTCCAGCGCGAGACCGGGTCCTTCGCCGCCGCCGGACTCGTCTCGGCCGGTTCACTCGTCGGGGTGTCGGTCGGCGCCGTCGTGCAGGGCAGGCTCATCGACCGGTTCGGGCCGACGCGGCCGCTGCTCGTCGTCGCACTGCTGTCGGCGCTCTCGATGGCGGCGCTGGTGACGGCGATCGAATCCCACGCGCCGACGGCCGCGCTCGTCACGCTGGGCGCGGTGACCGGGCTGTCGGAACCGATGGTCGGGTCGGCGTCGCGGGCGCTGTGGACGCGGCTGCTCCCGCCGGGTGGCGCGCGCAACGCGGCCTTCTCCTACGAGGCCATCAGCATGGAGGTCTTCTTCATCCTCGGCCCCGGTGTCGCCGGGCTGCTGGTGCTGGCGCCGTGGGCGGGGACCGGCCTGGTGCTGGGCGTCGCGCTGCAGTTCACCGGCGCGGTGCTGTTCGCGCTGAGCCCGGCGGTCCGGGCGTGGGGTCCGGCTTCGACTCCGTCGGGCTCCCTGCTGGGCGCGCTGGCGAGCCCGGGCATGCGGACGCTGGCGCTGGCCGCGCTCGGCTTCGGCGTGGTGATCGGGTTCGTCGAGGTCGCCGTGCCGGCGTCGGCCACCGAGGCCGGTTCTCCGTCGTTCGGCGGGTTGCTGCTGTCGGCGTGGTCGTTGAGCTCGGTCGCGTTCGGCGTGGCGTACAGCCTGCGCCCGTGGCCGCGGAAGCTGGGCCTGCGGCTGCCGGCGCTGCTCGGCGGGTTCGGCGCGCTGGTGGCGCTGCTCGCGTGGCCCTCCTCGCTGTGGGGCCTGGCCCTGATGATGCTGCTCGCGGGCGCGCTGATCACGCCGCAGTCGACGGCGCACTCGGCGGCGATCGAGCTGGTCGCGCCGTCCGGCACCGCGGCCGAGGCGTTCGGCTGGGTGTTGACAGCGGTGACGCTCGGGCTGGCCGGCGGCCAGTCGGTGAGCGGCTACATCGTCGAGCACGCGGGCCCGGGCATGGCGTTCCTGGCGGCGAGCGTGGCGGGACTCGTGCTCGCGGTGGCCGTCTGGCTGCTGCGCGGGACGGTCCGGCCGGTTTCGCAGCCTTCGGCCGTCTCTTCTCCGGCGTTGGCCGGCGCCGCCCAGTAG
- a CDS encoding DNA polymerase III subunit beta, whose amino-acid sequence MDVTAPAHRLSAAVAAASRLLPARAGLRLRAGAAGLTVAGSDPDLTVRFDCPATTHTDGSVVVPAAPLVETLKVLDAELVRLVVEGSRLALRLDNARFALPLLPDTEAADGPPAQVSEVDGAAFASALRIVAGTAAKDDPLPLFTGVRLQADGDRLTLTASDRYRMAVARLPLRSPGTLDVLVPAALLTEAARQARGRVGLHVGPGRFGVSWPGGLVATAVLDAGFLSEDSIHSGAVDTTVSLPADALAAAVRRVGVYAEDRRVLTLEVGDAQIRLASARQDTGEAEETLKAEVTGGRTSPSFQARYLLDALQAFDGERVELSIQPGMRACILRAAEPGEVELTYYLMPMLSR is encoded by the coding sequence ATGGACGTCACCGCGCCTGCCCACCGCCTCTCGGCGGCCGTCGCCGCCGCGTCGCGCCTGTTGCCCGCCCGCGCCGGGCTGCGGCTGCGGGCCGGCGCGGCGGGGCTGACGGTCGCCGGCAGCGACCCGGATCTCACCGTCCGGTTCGACTGCCCGGCGACCACGCACACCGACGGCTCCGTCGTCGTCCCGGCGGCGCCGCTGGTGGAGACGCTGAAGGTGCTCGACGCCGAACTGGTGCGCCTGGTCGTCGAAGGCAGCCGCCTGGCCCTGCGGCTGGACAACGCCCGCTTCGCGCTCCCGCTCCTCCCGGACACCGAGGCGGCCGACGGCCCGCCCGCCCAGGTGTCCGAAGTGGACGGTGCGGCGTTCGCCTCGGCGTTGCGGATCGTCGCGGGAACGGCGGCGAAGGACGACCCCCTCCCGCTGTTCACCGGCGTCCGCCTCCAAGCGGACGGCGACCGCCTGACGCTGACGGCGTCCGACCGCTACCGGATGGCGGTGGCCCGCCTCCCCCTGCGCTCGCCGGGCACGCTGGACGTCCTGGTCCCGGCGGCCCTGCTGACGGAGGCGGCCCGCCAGGCCCGCGGCCGGGTCGGACTGCACGTCGGCCCGGGCCGCTTCGGCGTGAGCTGGCCCGGCGGCCTGGTCGCCACGGCGGTCCTGGACGCGGGCTTCCTCTCCGAGGACTCGATCCACTCGGGCGCGGTCGACACGACGGTGTCACTACCGGCGGACGCCCTGGCGGCGGCCGTCCGCCGCGTCGGGGTGTACGCGGAGGACCGCCGGGTCCTGACCCTCGAGGTGGGCGACGCCCAGATCCGCCTGGCGAGCGCCCGCCAGGACACGGGCGAAGCGGAGGAGACCTTGAAGGCGGAGGTCACCGGCGGCCGGACGTCACCGTCGTTCCAGGCCCGCTACCTGCTCGACGCACTGCAGGCGTTCGACGGGGAACGGGTGGAGCTGTCGATCCAGCCGGGGATGCGGGCATGCATCCTGCGGGCGGCGGAGCCCGGGGAGGTGGAACTGACGTACTACCTGATGCCGATGCTCAGCCGATGA
- a CDS encoding glutaredoxin family protein, which translates to MSNVEVEFYWRPGCGFCAALDRPLSKSGFTVRKINIWEDPSAAARVREVANGNETVPTVIVGSTAMVNPSFAEVEAAVKAASAS; encoded by the coding sequence ATGAGCAACGTCGAGGTCGAGTTCTACTGGCGCCCGGGCTGCGGCTTCTGCGCCGCACTGGACCGCCCGCTGTCGAAGAGCGGCTTCACCGTCCGGAAGATCAACATCTGGGAGGACCCGTCGGCGGCCGCACGCGTGCGCGAGGTCGCGAACGGCAACGAGACGGTGCCGACCGTGATCGTCGGGTCGACGGCCATGGTGAACCCGTCCTTCGCCGAGGTTGAGGCCGCCGTCAAGGCAGCTTCGGCGAGCTGA
- a CDS encoding MBL fold metallo-hydrolase, producing the protein MSAPAYGVLRQVTETASVLLENNPSSMTLEGTNSWVLRAAPDTPAVVVDPGYRDLDHLELLAGAGAVELVLLTHFHPDHAEGAPWFAERVGAPVRAFDPALCLGASSFVDGEVITAGGLSIRVLHTPGHTDDSVSLVLDGQVLTGDTILGRGTTVLHDLGDYLRSLRKLIELPAGTTGLPGHGPELPDLPATAREYLAHREQRLDQVRSALQELGPDATPRQVVEVVYADVDRALWAPAELSVQAQLDYLRSEEQG; encoded by the coding sequence ATGAGCGCCCCCGCGTACGGCGTGCTGCGCCAGGTCACCGAGACGGCTTCGGTGCTGCTGGAGAACAACCCGTCGTCGATGACGCTCGAAGGCACCAACAGCTGGGTGCTGCGGGCGGCCCCGGACACCCCGGCCGTCGTCGTCGACCCGGGGTACCGCGACCTCGACCACCTCGAGCTGCTGGCCGGGGCCGGTGCGGTGGAGCTGGTGCTCCTCACGCACTTCCACCCCGACCACGCCGAAGGCGCACCGTGGTTCGCCGAGCGCGTCGGAGCACCGGTGCGGGCGTTCGACCCCGCGCTGTGCCTCGGCGCATCGTCCTTTGTGGACGGCGAGGTGATCACGGCCGGCGGCCTGTCGATCCGCGTGCTGCACACGCCGGGGCACACCGACGACTCCGTCTCGCTGGTGCTCGACGGCCAGGTGCTGACCGGCGACACGATCCTCGGCCGCGGCACCACGGTGCTGCACGACCTCGGCGACTACCTGCGCTCGCTGCGCAAGCTCATCGAGCTGCCGGCGGGCACGACCGGGCTGCCCGGCCACGGCCCGGAGCTCCCCGACCTGCCGGCCACCGCCCGTGAGTACCTGGCGCATCGGGAACAGCGGCTCGACCAGGTGCGTTCGGCTCTGCAGGAGCTGGGGCCGGACGCCACCCCACGCCAGGTCGTCGAGGTCGTGTACGCCGACGTCGACCGGGCGCTGTGGGCGCCCGCCGAACTGAGCGTGCAGGCGCAGCTGGACTACTTGCGGTCGGAGGAACAGGGATGA
- a CDS encoding NUDIX hydrolase, translated as MEQPKEFVFDIPVGAGVATRANADGPPATPKDAATVILVRDGADGVEIFLQHRVKGMPFAGGMTVFPGGGVDQRDADASVAWAGPEPSWWAARFGCDEALARALTCAAVRETFEESGVLLAGSSETVLTDVVPYAAARQALETREVSLAGFLADAGLTLRADLLRPWAHWITPEQEPRRYDTRFYVAKLPEGQQADGATSEASSSGWQRPEDAIADAREGRRMLMPPTWLTLSELAQFATADDVLAAPREIVRIAPTLIRENDQVRVVLEKR; from the coding sequence GTGGAGCAGCCAAAGGAGTTTGTCTTCGACATCCCCGTCGGTGCCGGGGTAGCCACCCGCGCCAACGCCGACGGCCCGCCGGCGACGCCGAAGGACGCGGCGACCGTGATCCTGGTCCGGGACGGCGCCGACGGCGTCGAGATCTTCCTGCAGCACCGGGTCAAGGGCATGCCGTTCGCGGGCGGGATGACCGTGTTCCCCGGCGGCGGGGTGGACCAGCGCGACGCCGACGCGTCGGTGGCGTGGGCCGGCCCGGAGCCGTCCTGGTGGGCCGCGAGGTTCGGCTGTGACGAGGCTCTCGCGCGGGCGCTGACCTGCGCGGCGGTGCGCGAGACGTTCGAGGAGTCCGGGGTGCTGCTCGCGGGCAGCTCGGAAACCGTGCTGACCGACGTCGTGCCGTACGCCGCCGCCCGCCAGGCGCTGGAGACGCGGGAGGTGTCGCTGGCCGGGTTCCTCGCCGACGCGGGCCTGACGCTGCGCGCCGACCTGCTGCGCCCGTGGGCGCACTGGATCACGCCGGAGCAGGAGCCGCGCCGCTACGACACCCGGTTCTACGTCGCGAAGCTGCCGGAGGGCCAGCAGGCCGACGGCGCGACGTCGGAGGCGTCGAGCTCCGGCTGGCAGCGCCCCGAGGACGCGATCGCCGACGCGCGCGAAGGCCGGCGGATGCTGATGCCGCCGACGTGGCTGACGCTGAGCGAACTCGCGCAGTTCGCGACCGCCGACGACGTGCTGGCCGCGCCGCGCGAGATCGTCCGGATCGCGCCGACGCTGATCCGCGAGAACGACCAGGTCCGAGTCGTGCTGGAGAAGCGATGA
- a CDS encoding RidA family protein, producing MSWSERLKELGIELPGVAAPLAAYVPAVQSGKHVYTSGQLPFVDGVLAATGKVGAEISPEEAKGHARTSALNALAAVHALVGIDNVARIVKVVGFVASAEGFTGQPAVVNGASELLGEVFGDAGVHARSAVGVAELPIGSPVEVELIVEVQ from the coding sequence GTGAGCTGGAGCGAACGGCTGAAGGAACTCGGCATCGAGCTGCCCGGCGTGGCCGCTCCGCTGGCCGCCTACGTGCCCGCCGTCCAGAGCGGGAAGCACGTCTACACCTCGGGTCAGCTGCCCTTCGTCGACGGCGTGCTCGCCGCGACCGGCAAGGTCGGCGCGGAGATCAGCCCCGAAGAGGCGAAGGGCCACGCCCGCACGTCGGCGCTCAACGCGCTCGCGGCCGTGCACGCACTGGTCGGCATTGACAACGTCGCGAGGATCGTCAAGGTTGTCGGCTTCGTGGCTTCCGCGGAGGGCTTCACCGGTCAGCCCGCGGTCGTCAACGGCGCGTCCGAGCTGCTCGGCGAGGTCTTCGGTGACGCGGGCGTGCACGCCCGCTCGGCCGTCGGCGTCGCGGAGCTGCCCATCGGCTCGCCGGTGGAGGTCGAACTGATCGTGGAGGTGCAGTGA
- a CDS encoding DUF4177 domain-containing protein, whose amino-acid sequence MSATKWEYATVPLLIHATKQILDQWGEDGWELVTVLPNPTGEQHVAYLKRPKG is encoded by the coding sequence ATGAGCGCCACCAAGTGGGAGTACGCGACCGTCCCTCTGCTGATCCACGCGACGAAGCAGATCCTCGACCAGTGGGGCGAGGACGGCTGGGAACTGGTCACCGTGCTGCCGAACCCGACGGGCGAGCAGCACGTCGCGTACCTCAAGCGTCCGAAGGGCTGA
- a CDS encoding ArsA-related P-loop ATPase, which translates to MTTPHAGWTDELARARLHFVTGKGGTGKTTLAAALGLALAREGRRVLLIEVEGRQGIAQLFDTEPLPYAEQRIAAVPGGGELRALHVDVEAALLEYFEMFYNLGFAGRTLRRMGAIEFATTLAPGLRDVLLTGKIKECVGRTESDGRHTYDAVVVDSPPTGRVVKFLDVTKALTDLAKTGPIRGQAEGVVRLLHSGETVVHLATLLEEMPVRETVEAVAELDGADLRPGAVLVNRVRPPRLPARSVTAAADGRVDASRVRDGLASAGLKLPQETLEALVDETVEHAVRVAAEQRAREQLAEADLPTLELPDLTDGVDVAALYDLAEALTDQGVRL; encoded by the coding sequence GTGACCACTCCCCATGCCGGCTGGACCGACGAGCTTGCCCGCGCCCGGCTGCACTTCGTCACCGGCAAGGGCGGGACCGGCAAGACGACGCTGGCCGCCGCGCTCGGCCTCGCGCTCGCCCGCGAAGGCCGCCGCGTGCTGCTCATCGAGGTGGAGGGCCGCCAGGGCATCGCCCAGCTCTTCGACACCGAGCCGCTGCCCTACGCCGAGCAGCGCATCGCCGCCGTGCCCGGCGGGGGCGAGCTGCGCGCGCTGCACGTCGACGTCGAAGCCGCGCTCCTCGAGTACTTCGAGATGTTCTACAACCTGGGCTTCGCCGGCCGGACGCTGCGGCGGATGGGCGCGATCGAGTTCGCGACCACGCTCGCGCCCGGTCTCCGGGACGTCCTGCTCACCGGGAAGATCAAGGAGTGCGTCGGCCGCACCGAGTCCGACGGGCGGCACACCTACGACGCCGTCGTCGTCGACTCGCCGCCGACCGGCCGGGTCGTCAAGTTCCTCGACGTCACCAAGGCGCTGACCGACCTCGCGAAGACCGGCCCGATCCGCGGCCAGGCCGAGGGCGTCGTGCGGCTGCTGCACTCCGGCGAGACCGTGGTCCACCTGGCCACGCTGCTGGAGGAGATGCCGGTCCGCGAGACCGTCGAGGCCGTCGCCGAGCTGGACGGCGCCGACCTGCGCCCGGGCGCGGTGCTGGTCAACCGGGTCAGACCGCCGCGGCTGCCCGCCCGCTCGGTGACCGCCGCCGCGGACGGCCGCGTCGACGCCTCCCGCGTCCGCGACGGGCTCGCGTCGGCCGGGCTGAAGCTGCCGCAGGAGACGCTCGAAGCGCTGGTCGACGAGACCGTCGAGCACGCCGTGCGGGTCGCCGCCGAGCAGCGGGCGCGCGAGCAGCTCGCCGAGGCCGACCTGCCCACCCTCGAACTGCCGGACCTGACCGACGGCGTCGACGTCGCGGCCCTCTACGACCTGGCCGAGGCCTTGACCGACCAGGGGGTGCGGTTGTGA
- a CDS encoding ArsA family ATPase: MLDDQESRVIVCCGSGGVGKTTTAAALALRAAERGRQTVVLTIDPARRLAQALGLRELGNHPKQVQVEGFEPKGELWAMMLDMRRTFDDMVRVHAGPERAEALLKNPFYQTISTSFSGTQEYMAMEKLGQLAATGDWDLIIVDTPPSRSALDFLDAPTRLSSALDGRMIRLLTGPAKAGGWGLRKVVNAGFSMFAKAVSTIIGGQLLTDASAFMQAFDSMFGGFRERARKTAELLRSSGTSFLVVAAPEPDALREASYFVERLSAESMPLAGLIANRTHPVLARLSGAEALAAAENLQNAPLAEAVLRLHADRVDLAAREERLLARFTRAHPEVALARVPALAGDVHDLAGLRDIGVKLAG; the protein is encoded by the coding sequence ATGCTGGACGACCAGGAAAGCCGCGTGATCGTCTGCTGCGGCTCCGGTGGCGTCGGCAAGACCACGACGGCCGCGGCGCTGGCGCTGCGGGCGGCCGAGCGCGGCCGGCAGACGGTGGTGCTGACCATCGACCCCGCGCGCCGGCTGGCGCAGGCGCTCGGGCTGCGCGAACTCGGCAACCACCCCAAGCAGGTGCAGGTCGAAGGGTTCGAGCCCAAGGGCGAGCTGTGGGCGATGATGCTCGACATGCGCCGCACGTTCGACGACATGGTGCGCGTGCACGCCGGCCCGGAACGCGCCGAAGCGCTGTTGAAGAACCCCTTCTACCAGACCATTTCCACGTCGTTCTCCGGCACGCAGGAGTACATGGCGATGGAGAAGCTCGGCCAGCTCGCGGCGACCGGCGACTGGGACCTGATCATCGTGGACACCCCGCCGAGCCGGTCCGCTTTGGACTTCCTGGACGCGCCGACCCGGCTGTCGTCCGCTTTGGACGGCCGGATGATCCGCCTGCTGACCGGCCCGGCGAAGGCCGGCGGCTGGGGCCTGCGCAAGGTCGTCAACGCCGGGTTCTCGATGTTCGCGAAAGCGGTGTCGACGATCATCGGCGGCCAGCTGCTGACCGACGCGTCGGCGTTCATGCAGGCCTTCGACAGCATGTTCGGCGGCTTCCGCGAGCGCGCCCGCAAGACGGCGGAGCTGCTGCGCTCGTCCGGGACGTCGTTCCTCGTGGTGGCCGCCCCGGAGCCGGACGCGCTGCGCGAGGCGTCCTACTTCGTCGAGCGGCTGTCGGCGGAGTCGATGCCGCTGGCCGGGCTGATCGCGAACCGGACGCACCCGGTGCTGGCCCGGCTGTCGGGCGCGGAAGCGCTCGCGGCGGCCGAGAACCTGCAGAACGCCCCGCTGGCCGAGGCGGTGCTGCGGCTGCACGCGGACCGCGTCGACCTGGCGGCCCGCGAAGAGCGGCTGCTCGCGCGGTTCACCCGGGCGCACCCCGAGGTGGCGCTGGCGCGGGTGCCCGCGCTGGCCGGTGACGTGCACGACCTGGCAGGTCTGCGCGACATCGGCGTGAAGCTCGCCGGCTGA
- a CDS encoding WhiB family transcriptional regulator: METNQSSWRINASCRDADPDGLFVRGAEQNRAKAVCLGCPVRTECLAEALDGRINFGVWGGMTERERRALLRRRPDVESWADLLDAAKRDAEERVQVG, translated from the coding sequence ATGGAAACCAACCAGTCGAGCTGGCGAATCAACGCGTCCTGCCGGGACGCCGATCCGGACGGCCTGTTCGTCCGGGGTGCCGAGCAGAACCGGGCCAAGGCCGTGTGCCTCGGCTGCCCGGTCCGCACGGAATGCCTCGCCGAAGCACTCGACGGCCGGATCAACTTCGGGGTCTGGGGCGGCATGACCGAACGGGAACGGCGGGCGTTGCTCCGCCGCCGCCCCGACGTGGAGAGCTGGGCGGACCTGCTGGATGCGGCCAAGCGCGACGCGGAAGAGCGGGTCCAGGTCGGCTGA
- a CDS encoding transglycosylase domain-containing protein translates to MRKADGLFKLIGLCLLAGVLVAGMLFPVVGAAGVMSNQASETVEKTSSDLADIPPPLVTTVTDSTGKPIATLYDQYRLPITPDQINEAMKWALVSVEDKRFYDHHGVDWQGTLRAAVSNSTGADTQGASTLTQQYVKNYLINVVYRTDQVGQKKAQEQSIARKLKEARIAIQLETKLTKQQILAGYLNIVEFSRQIYGIGAAAHAYFNTTPEKLTVPQAALLAGLVNNPINNDPWKHADKATARRNLVLDRMVENKKLAKADADRFKGEPLGVVPDFPAKPPANCIGAGPESGFFCQYVEDYLLKSGMTKDQLYTGGYTIKSTLDERANHEAKASAEAQVDKTQKYVANTLSLIRPGKNRHEVVALAANRDYGQDQDAGQTTYALPAGVYNTGGAGSTFKIFTSAAVLDKGIAGIYSPVDMPDSYTSHVFSTGKGGCSTTPTGKPATYWYCVGNAGDYSRVGANATLQTALATSPNTTFVALEDQLGSTGPAIDMAKRLGLRDTMASNTGGGPVDPNVKSKSQSQAEAYGPNGNSPGFGAFTLGFSPVSGLEMGNVAATILSGGVWCPPTPIAGVTDRNGQPVPVKEAPCEQAVPEGLANTLAVGMSKDDQPGGTSYAAANGVGWDRPIIGKTGTTQGNVSAAFVGGTPQLAGAAMTFKFGGGQGGICDAGPGNVRVCGGGGNIFGGKAPARTWFGAMKNILDASQPRMELPQPDPQYMGGR, encoded by the coding sequence GTGCGAAAAGCGGATGGTTTGTTCAAGCTCATCGGCCTCTGCCTGCTCGCGGGGGTGCTCGTCGCCGGCATGCTCTTCCCGGTCGTGGGGGCGGCCGGTGTCATGTCAAACCAGGCCAGCGAGACGGTGGAGAAGACCTCCTCCGACCTCGCCGACATCCCGCCGCCGCTGGTGACGACGGTCACCGACAGCACCGGCAAGCCGATCGCGACCCTGTACGACCAGTACCGGCTGCCGATCACGCCGGACCAGATCAACGAGGCCATGAAGTGGGCGCTGGTCTCGGTCGAGGACAAGCGGTTCTACGACCACCACGGCGTCGACTGGCAGGGCACGCTGCGCGCGGCCGTCAGCAACAGCACCGGCGCCGACACCCAGGGCGCCTCCACGCTGACCCAGCAGTACGTCAAGAACTACCTGATCAACGTCGTCTACCGGACCGATCAGGTCGGCCAGAAGAAGGCCCAGGAGCAGTCGATCGCCCGCAAGCTCAAGGAAGCGCGGATCGCGATCCAGCTCGAGACGAAGCTGACCAAGCAGCAGATCCTCGCCGGTTACCTCAACATCGTCGAGTTCTCCCGGCAGATCTACGGCATCGGCGCCGCCGCGCACGCGTACTTCAACACCACGCCGGAGAAGCTGACCGTGCCGCAGGCCGCGCTGCTGGCCGGCCTGGTGAACAACCCGATCAACAACGACCCGTGGAAGCACGCGGACAAGGCGACCGCGCGCCGCAACCTGGTCCTCGACCGGATGGTCGAGAACAAGAAGCTGGCGAAGGCCGACGCCGACCGCTTCAAGGGCGAGCCGCTGGGCGTCGTGCCGGACTTCCCGGCGAAGCCGCCGGCCAACTGCATCGGCGCGGGCCCGGAGTCCGGGTTCTTCTGCCAGTACGTCGAGGACTACCTGCTCAAGTCCGGGATGACGAAGGACCAGCTCTACACCGGCGGCTACACGATCAAGAGCACGCTGGACGAGCGCGCGAACCACGAGGCGAAGGCCTCGGCCGAAGCGCAGGTCGACAAGACCCAGAAGTACGTCGCGAACACGCTGTCGCTGATCAGACCGGGCAAGAACCGGCACGAGGTGGTCGCACTGGCCGCCAACCGGGACTACGGACAGGACCAGGACGCCGGGCAAACGACGTACGCGCTGCCCGCGGGCGTCTACAACACCGGTGGCGCGGGGTCGACGTTCAAGATCTTCACCTCGGCGGCCGTCCTCGACAAGGGCATCGCGGGGATCTACTCGCCGGTCGACATGCCCGACTCCTACACCTCGCACGTGTTCTCGACCGGCAAGGGCGGGTGCAGCACCACGCCGACCGGGAAACCCGCCACGTACTGGTACTGCGTCGGCAACGCGGGCGACTACAGCCGGGTGGGTGCCAACGCGACGCTCCAGACGGCGCTGGCGACGTCGCCGAACACCACGTTCGTGGCGCTGGAGGACCAGCTCGGCAGCACCGGACCCGCCATCGACATGGCGAAGCGGCTCGGCCTGCGCGACACGATGGCGAGCAACACCGGCGGTGGCCCGGTCGACCCGAACGTCAAGAGCAAGAGCCAGAGCCAGGCGGAGGCCTACGGTCCCAACGGGAACAGCCCGGGCTTCGGCGCGTTCACGCTCGGGTTCAGCCCGGTGAGCGGGCTGGAGATGGGCAACGTCGCCGCGACGATCCTCTCCGGCGGGGTCTGGTGCCCGCCGACCCCGATCGCCGGGGTGACCGACCGCAACGGCCAGCCGGTGCCGGTCAAGGAAGCGCCGTGCGAGCAGGCCGTGCCCGAGGGCCTGGCGAACACCCTCGCCGTCGGCATGAGCAAGGACGACCAGCCCGGCGGCACGTCCTACGCCGCGGCCAACGGCGTCGGCTGGGACCGCCCGATCATCGGCAAGACCGGCACGACCCAGGGCAACGTCTCGGCGGCGTTCGTCGGCGGCACCCCGCAGCTGGCGGGCGCGGCGATGACGTTCAAGTTCGGCGGCGGGCAGGGCGGTATCTGCGACGCCGGCCCGGGCAACGTCCGCGTCTGCGGCGGCGGGGGCAACATCTTCGGTGGCAAGGCCCCGGCGCGGACGTGGTTCGGCGCGATGAAGAACATCCTGGACGCGAGCCAGCCGAGAATGGAACTACCGCAACCGGACCCGCAGTACATGGGCGGCCGGTAG